The nucleotide window TTAACAAAAAAATAAAAATACAGGCCAATTGTATGTAGTGTAATTGAACTCGATTTTAGGACAAAAACTAAAAAACGCGGCGATTTGAAGATTATTGTTCTTTCAGAAGGTGAGCGACCTTTGCGGCTTCAAAATTGACCAAACTGATATGAGCCATCTCTCAATCCTCTCTATTTCTTATCCGAGAATTTGAATTCCTGCCTAGCCAGGATATCGACCGGTTTTCCTCGAACCATCGGCGGTTTAAATTTCCATTCCCAGACAGCCAATAAGGCTGTTTGTCCAAAATGGTCGTGGGTAGATTCAGTCACATGCGGCATTCGAATATTCCCCTCCGAATCAATATAGAATAAAATAGTGGCACTTCCCTCCACATCCTTGTCCTTAAATTCCAATGGAAACATCGGCGTGGTCATAGTAATCGGTTCGGGAATTTCATCTAACTCTCTAGGACTATAAATTCGTTTGAAATCCGCGCTTCTCGAATACTTAAGGAAAGCTGCGGTTGATTCCATTACACCCACAGCATACACACCCCGCTTGTCTTCAAATCGAAAGTCAAATGGCTTGATGACTGTTATAGGTTCACCATTCAATTTGGCAGGCTGGAATGTCCATTTCCGTATGTATTCATCCGCCAATCTCCCAAACAAGGGATGCGTGTAAGCCGAAAGAAACACCTCATCCAGTTCTCCCGTTGAATCAACACGAATAACGACCTGGGCTGATCCGTCGTAAATACCTTCTAAAGTCATCGAAGTGGGGTAAGCCGGCAATACCGTATTCAACACCTTCAAGGATTCGAAATTGTCCACCCCAGAAACGGAGCCGGAGGCGAACATTAGCAGAAGAAACGAACCCAAATACAATAAAGGCGGAATTTTCTTAAATGATTTCATAAATAAATATTCTTTATATGCCTAACACCCATTTTCGCTTCACCCCTCTAAAAAAGTCTCTGGTTCAAAGATTTTTTTAACGGACATCATAATTCTTTGTGCAACTGGAGATCCACCATAAGGTCCGACGCAATCGCTTCGAGTTCGTCTCGAAGCGTTTCCATCGCAAGTCGAGCCGGCAACTGAAGACATCCTCGTGCCTTAAAAAGCAGCTCAGCAGACATGGGAGCCGTTGTAAGTTCTGTTTCCAGTTCCTCAACGTTGACTCCAAGACTTGCGAGCAGACCACTAATCCTGCTAACGATACCGACCTGATCGCTGCCAATAATTTCCATAATGACCAAAGACCGGGTTTTAGAATCAATCGAAGCTGGTTCAGATCGTATAGTCAGACTCAACCCAGTCTCCTGCAATTGAAGCAACGCTTTCATCAAACCAGCTTCGTGTTCCTCATCAATTGAAACCCGCAATACGCCTGCAAATTGACCACCCAAATGCGACATCCGGCTCTCCAGCCAATTTCCACCTTTTCGGGCAATTGCAGATGC belongs to Verrucomicrobiota bacterium and includes:
- a CDS encoding TonB family protein; the encoded protein is MKSFKKIPPLLYLGSFLLLMFASGSVSGVDNFESLKVLNTVLPAYPTSMTLEGIYDGSAQVVIRVDSTGELDEVFLSAYTHPLFGRLADEYIRKWTFQPAKLNGEPITVIKPFDFRFEDKRGVYAVGVMESTAAFLKYSRSADFKRIYSPRELDEIPEPITMTTPMFPLEFKDKDVEGSATILFYIDSEGNIRMPHVTESTHDHFGQTALLAVWEWKFKPPMVRGKPVDILARQEFKFSDKK
- a CDS encoding glycine cleavage system protein R; this translates as MHLVITFMGKDRPGLVESIASAIARKGGNWLESRMSHLGGQFAGVLRVSIDEEHEAGLMKALLQLQETGLSLTIRSEPASIDSKTRSLVIMEIIGSDQVGIVSRISGLLASLGVNVEELETELTTAPMSAELLFKARGCLQLPARLAMETLRDELEAIASDLMVDLQLHKEL